The sequence TTCCTGATCATCAAGGAGGGGCACGTGGGTATCAAAGACCGTCACGATCCGCCGCCCCAAGCGAGGAAGGCTCACCTCGCCCGCGAGGTCGAACAGCCGGGTCGAGTCAGCACGGTACCGGGCGAACCGCTGCTCCTCCGTCTCCACCGGTTGTGGCTCAGGCTCAGCCACGGGAGGGACGGGCTGCACCTCACTGTCGGCATCCGTCTGGCCCCCAGCGCCCAGAGGAGTCAAGCCCGGGCGCCCGGACAACGAGCCGCGAGGCCTTGTGGCGCCGGGGGACGGGCTCGGTGCTCGGCCACCGTTATCGCGAGCCTCGTCGTGGGCGAGTACGGCCGTGAACCAGATCTCGTCCGAGAGGTACTCGGCCTGGCCAGCGTGGAACTTCGCGCCCCAGTCGCGGGCCGCCTCGTGCGTCGCCTTGCTTCCGTCGCCAGGGATGAGGCAATCCGCGCCGGGGCGGTTCTCCTGATACCCCTTGAAGATCTCGCCGAGGTGGGAGGTGTTTGGCGGGTAGCCAAGCGCGGCGGCCTTCTTCGGGCGCATCGGGCCCTCACCTCGCAGGGCTGTCACCGCGTACCGCCACTCGCGGCTCTCACGGTTGAAGTCCAGCTTCTGATAGCCCACCGGAACATGGTCGAGGTGGATCTCGCCTACGATGCGTCCCTGGTTGGCCGGAACCTCCACCGGGTACTCCGGGACGAGGGTGCCGTCGTCCGGATTCTCCCACGAGAACAAAGAGCGGTCCCCGACCCGGATCTTCCTGCCGTTGCGAAGGAAGTCGATGCCGAAGTCGCTCTCGTGAAGGTACCGCTGGACGCCGATCCAGCCGTGGATACGTCGCTCGCGCAGCTGCAGGTCTTCGCTCTCGCACTGAACGCAACGGTCGAACTCGAGGTCCGGGTTCTGCCAGTGACCACAGTCCATGCAGGCGAGGGCGGGCGCCAGACGGACGTCCACGGGTTTGATCGCCGGGATCTCGCGGCCCTGCCTGGTGACTGTTCGTGATGTCGACCATACGCAGGGGAGCCGGGGTGACACGTTCTTGCCGTTGACCTTGAGCTTGAAGCCGCGCCCAGCCATGGGGCCGTCGGGGACTCCGGGCACGGGGTTCTCACTGCGGAGCAGGTAGGAGTACACGCGTCCGAGGTCGGCGCGGATCGCCGCGTGCCGGCGCGGGCGCTTGAGGTCTTCGGCGATCTCGTCCCGGAGACGGCGGACGACGACCTCCGTGCCGTGCAGCGCGGGATCGTCCTTCGGCTCACGGCGAAGAAGCGACTTGTAGCTGTCATTGCGAGCGAGCCGCCGCAGGTCGATCTCCACAACCAGCCAGTCGGGGTCTCCCGCGCGGGTCGTCCGTACCTGGGTCAGATTCCCAAGCCGCGCGGTGGCGATGTTGAAGCCCATGCCGAACAGCCCCAGGCTGCCGTAGCGGCGCTTGCCGCTGTAGCCGGCTCGGAGCGCGTTCTGGAGCATCTCGCGGCTCATGCCGCGGCCGTTGTCGATCACACCGACGAAGAGGTCCTCGTCGGTCGGCTTCGGAAGGGTGATCCATACCTCCCGCGGCTCCCCGCGTGTGAGGTCCGGGTCGGTCAGGAAGTCGTCGAAAGAGTTGTCGATCAGCTCGGCCATGCACTGCCAGGGCTTGTAGGGGATGTCCCCCAACGCCTCCAGCAACTGCGGCGAGGGCGTGAGGTCGATCTCCTCAAGGGGCGCCCGCTCGGCGTCGGTCGACAAAGTGTTCCTCCTCGATAAATTCGCCAGCATGATCCAGCGGGTATCTGTCAGCTCAACCAAGGCTTACACCACGGCACTGACAATCAAGGGCGGTTCCCCCCTGATCTGGACAGTCAGGAAGGAGCATGGTGGCGATGAGGCTCTTCGTTCACCTGGGGGCTGAGAGCCCCTCACCGCCATGGCGACCGCTGTGCTAAGCATCGAGCCTAGAGAGCTCGGTTCGATTTTCTGCCCCACCTCGTGAGACGCGTCCAACACCGAGCGCCTGGTCGGTGGCCCAGTGATCACACGATGTTGCCGAGCCTCGAATTCGCGGCACTCGTAGGGCCCCTGGGCAGGGGGGAGGAATCCGGGGCGACGCGCCGCTCGACCCGGGGCTCCTTGCCGCCACGCCTGAAGGGCGTCGGGTGATGTCCTGCTGCGGGGTGCGTCGGCCCGACGCCGCAGCTGGCGTACCCCGCAGATGTGTGGGGGCAGTCTGGGGACAGCAGCCAGATACAGCCGCGATGGTGGCACGAGCTGGGCGACCTTCTCTGGGGCATCGTGGGCGAGGTCATCCAGTACGGCCTCATGGCTCGGAGACCAACTCAGCCGTTGATCACCGTCGAAGGGCGCCGCTCTCAGGGGGCGTCGCGGTCCAGGAACGTCTCGGTGCTCGGGTGCAACCACGGAAGAGCGTCGTATCCGTCGACCCGCCGCTCGATGTGTGCCTTGACCGCCAAGACGAGGGCTTCGACGTCATGGACGACGCCCCCGTGGGTGCGCCGACGCCCATCATGCACTGTGTCCCACTTACTCTTCCGGCTCTGCCGGGTCGTCGCCCCTTGTTCCTTGCTGCCGAAACCGGTGAGGATGCTGTTCCACACAGGCTGGTAGCCGACGCGCAGGCCGTTTTCACCCAGATTCGCGTGCACGTCCGGTAGCAGCAGCGCCCGGAATCGGAACTCATCGATGGGCAGGCCGCCTTCGATGATCGAGATCCGGTGCTGCTTGAGGCGGCTATGGAGAGGAAACCGCTCCCGGACCCTTGCACCGGTGGCGCTGTTGGTGGTTGCTTGCCCTACGTACACGGGGATCTGAAGGCCCGCTAGGGGCAGGTACAGGGCTACGTCGACCCCACGGTAGTAGAGCGCGTACAGCCCGGACCCCTCGAACCTCGGGATCTCCGTAGTCATGGAAACCAGAGGCTGGCGCTCGAAGGTCTCGCAGACGGTGTTCGCGATTTGTTCGGTCGACAGCGGGTCGAACGAAGCGGGCGTGTACTCGGAGGGCATGGCTTCCTGATCTACAAGGGTGTGTCTGTGCCGGAGGGGCCGTCGCTGTTCTGGCGCGGCTGCGAATCGGGCTGGCAGCCTTCAGCGCCGAAAGATATTTACCCTGCTCCTTTGGGGTCATGGATCACCACGAACCCTATGGTCTTGCTCACTCCCTGGCGACTCATTCGAGTGAAACAGCCCCATGATCACCAACTCCGCGGTATGGTTCTCCCATGGTTGACCAGCCCAAAAAGACGAAGAAGCTGCGGACGAGTGTTGAGCTGTTCGCGGGCGGGGGTGGCCTTGCCATGGCGGTCCACCAGGCGGGCTTCCGCCCGCTCCTGTTCAACGAGTTCAACAAGCGCGCGTGCGAGACGCTCGTGGCGAGCGCCCGGAAGACGCTGGGCGCGGACGGGGTCGAGCGGGTCGAGGATGCGAAGCTCGAGCCTCCCAGTCCCGGGCGGCCCGCGCCGCTTTACCCCGGGGATGTCCGGGACCTTGACATGACGGCATTCCAGGGGAAGGTGGATGTCCTCGCCGGCGGTCCGCCGTGCCAGCCGTTCAGTGCCGGCGGCGTCGCCAAGGGTGACGAGGACAAGCGCAACATGTTCCCGGCCATGTTCAAGGCCGTCCGTGAGATCCGGCCCAAGGCGGTCATCTGTGAGAACGTTCGCGGTCTGCGGCGGCCCTCCTTTGCGGACTACTTCCAGTACATCCAGAACGAGCTGACGCTCCCCTTCGAGAAGCGGGACGACGAGGTCAGCTGGGAATCGCACAATGAGCACCTGAGGGGCATCATCGGCGGGCTCCCCGAAAACGACACTGATCCCGACCATTACAAGGTCGTGATGGTGCCTGTGAACGCGGCGGACTACGGGGTGCCCCAGATCCGGAACCGCATCGTGCTCGTGGCCTTCCGTGCCGACATTCCGGTTGATATCGAGGCATTTGAGAAGTACGTCAACACGCCTCAGTTCTCGGATACCGCTCTGTGGCGCTCGATGCTTGATGAGGACGGACCGTACTGGCAGCGCCACTCGGACGTGACTCCGCGAGCGAAAGAACGGGCGCGTGCGTGGGCTCGGGCCAAGCTGCCGAAGCCGACCAAGGAAGAAGACCCCAAGATCAGGCCATGGCGCACGCTGCGTGACGCCATCCAGGGCTACGGCACCGATGTCAAACTCCCGGCGCTTCCGCCAGTGGACCTCACCCGTCTCGACGAGAAGTTCGACTTCGGCAAGGAGATCGGAGTCGTCGACCACATCGGCTGGCCGGGCGCGCGTATCTACCAAGGGCACACACCGAACGAGCTCGACAGGCCTGCCAAAACGGTCAAGGCTGGCGTGCACGGTGTGCCCGGTGGAGAGTCCGTCGTGCTGCTCGACACTGGTTATGCGGATCGCACATCACCAGGCGGGTGGACCCATCATCACCGCTACATGACAGTTCGGGAGACGGCTCGGGCGATGACATTTGCCGATGAATGGCTGGGCTCCGGCCCTCGTGGGGAGCAGATGCGCCAGCTCGGCAACGCCGTCCCGGTCGTTCTCGGTGAGTTCTTCGCCAATGCCGTCGCCGACGCCCTCTCAGCGGCTGGACACTGAGATCATGCAGGAAAAACGGGCCGGGGGACACTGGAAAGAACAGCTTCCCCCGGAGCGGGCGTACAAGCGGCGCGCCGGTGCCGTGGCACCAGCGGTGGAGCAGGACCGCGCGGCCGGAGGGCGCGCCCGACGTAATGTCGCGCTAGGAGACGGCCGTCTCGCGCGGGCTTCGATCAGCCTGCGATTGTACCGGCGGACACGGCGCATCCGGGCGTATCTGCGCTGGTCGAAGGATGGCAAGACTCAGGAGAGCTACGTCTGCGGTTGAGCACGCGTCCAGAGGCGAGAATCTGGCGGAGGCGTGGCAACGCGCGGGGGACAGAGGACTGTTGGCGGTGGAGACACTCCCGCTCGAGTCAACCGCCTCCTCGCCTGAGGTCCGGGCTGCCATGCGTGCTAACCGCAGCAAGGACACCGGACCCGAGCTGGCGTTGCGGAAGCTGCTCTATCAGCGCGGACTGCGCTATCGAGTCAATGCCAGGCCGCTCGTCGAGATCCGCCGCAAGGCGGACTTGGTCTTTCCTGGTGACCGCATCGCAGTCTTCGTTGACGGCTGTTTCTGGCATGGCTGCCCCGACCACTACCGCCCGGCGGTCAAGAACGCGGACTTCTGGCGAGAGAAGATCGACGGCAACCGGGCCAGAGACGCCGAGACCAACGAGAAGTTGCTCGCAGCGGGGTGGAGGGTGATCCGAGTCTGGGAGCACGAAGATCCGGCCCGGGCCGCAGGCGAGATTGAGCAACTGCTCCGGCGGTCGCGAGCCTCCGGAGCCCGGCGGGACGCTACAGCGGCC is a genomic window of Streptomyces sp. SID8374 containing:
- the dcm gene encoding DNA (cytosine-5-)-methyltransferase, with translation MVDQPKKTKKLRTSVELFAGGGGLAMAVHQAGFRPLLFNEFNKRACETLVASARKTLGADGVERVEDAKLEPPSPGRPAPLYPGDVRDLDMTAFQGKVDVLAGGPPCQPFSAGGVAKGDEDKRNMFPAMFKAVREIRPKAVICENVRGLRRPSFADYFQYIQNELTLPFEKRDDEVSWESHNEHLRGIIGGLPENDTDPDHYKVVMVPVNAADYGVPQIRNRIVLVAFRADIPVDIEAFEKYVNTPQFSDTALWRSMLDEDGPYWQRHSDVTPRAKERARAWARAKLPKPTKEEDPKIRPWRTLRDAIQGYGTDVKLPALPPVDLTRLDEKFDFGKEIGVVDHIGWPGARIYQGHTPNELDRPAKTVKAGVHGVPGGESVVLLDTGYADRTSPGGWTHHHRYMTVRETARAMTFADEWLGSGPRGEQMRQLGNAVPVVLGEFFANAVADALSAAGH
- a CDS encoding ATP-binding protein; protein product: MSTDAERAPLEEIDLTPSPQLLEALGDIPYKPWQCMAELIDNSFDDFLTDPDLTRGEPREVWITLPKPTDEDLFVGVIDNGRGMSREMLQNALRAGYSGKRRYGSLGLFGMGFNIATARLGNLTQVRTTRAGDPDWLVVEIDLRRLARNDSYKSLLRREPKDDPALHGTEVVVRRLRDEIAEDLKRPRRHAAIRADLGRVYSYLLRSENPVPGVPDGPMAGRGFKLKVNGKNVSPRLPCVWSTSRTVTRQGREIPAIKPVDVRLAPALACMDCGHWQNPDLEFDRCVQCESEDLQLRERRIHGWIGVQRYLHESDFGIDFLRNGRKIRVGDRSLFSWENPDDGTLVPEYPVEVPANQGRIVGEIHLDHVPVGYQKLDFNRESREWRYAVTALRGEGPMRPKKAAALGYPPNTSHLGEIFKGYQENRPGADCLIPGDGSKATHEAARDWGAKFHAGQAEYLSDEIWFTAVLAHDEARDNGGRAPSPSPGATRPRGSLSGRPGLTPLGAGGQTDADSEVQPVPPVAEPEPQPVETEEQRFARYRADSTRLFDLAGEVSLPRLGRRIVTVFDTHVPLLDDQERQVPSLARMGRGTSLEVYVYSEHPVFREYGRDPRDYALVEIAQTLHAFEPDGQKVTAVLADVTRQFPDQRVTEAALRERAEAMTGRVRGLMEPIVPLKAAELWAALPEDARLRAEREAGRADASLDWPTVVKEGAFVAYLDTAGIATLVRVFPGDFLDGAVFKTSWVGWSDNEIKDRQVAQAVRPLEVVSEFLAEPGTKTRLELALARITFDMLDHNIVRSE
- a CDS encoding Eco29kI family restriction endonuclease, whose amino-acid sequence is MPSEYTPASFDPLSTEQIANTVCETFERQPLVSMTTEIPRFEGSGLYALYYRGVDVALYLPLAGLQIPVYVGQATTNSATGARVRERFPLHSRLKQHRISIIEGGLPIDEFRFRALLLPDVHANLGENGLRVGYQPVWNSILTGFGSKEQGATTRQSRKSKWDTVHDGRRRTHGGVVHDVEALVLAVKAHIERRVDGYDALPWLHPSTETFLDRDAP
- a CDS encoding very short patch repair endonuclease; protein product: METLPLESTASSPEVRAAMRANRSKDTGPELALRKLLYQRGLRYRVNARPLVEIRRKADLVFPGDRIAVFVDGCFWHGCPDHYRPAVKNADFWREKIDGNRARDAETNEKLLAAGWRVIRVWEHEDPARAAGEIEQLLRRSRASGARRDATAAGR